The following DNA comes from Chryseobacterium gallinarum.
GTTGTTGCTCCGGTACTCCATTCGTATGAGGCGAAACCGGGGCCTGCATCCAGGTTGGTTTTATCCCCGATACAGATAATTTTATCTTTCAGAACAGGCGAAGTTACCGGTGGTAATACGATCAGATTAATTTTCGTTATTGCAAAACATCCGTTACTGTCCGTTACTTTCACATAGATAACTGTACTTGGAGAAATATATTGAAGTATATTGACAATTTCATTGGTGCCATTCAGAGCATTGGCAAGGGTGGTATAGTACTTTTTGCTGACTCCGGTAGTTAATGAAGTGACATCAGCAGCTGTTAAATTGAAAATAGCGTTGGAAATATTATTTTCTATAAAGCACGATTGAAGACTTGCCTCTTTCACCGGGGTTTCAGGATAGAAAGCCAGCGTGATCTTGGCTGTACCCGTACAGCCTTGCGGTGTACTTACTTTCACATAAACAATTCCCGGAGCAGCAATATAGTTGTCCGGATAAGGAATCTCGTTGATTCCTGCATTGAGGTCATTTAGTGTTTTGTAATACTTTTTAGTCACGCCGGGTACATTTGTTACATCGGCAGTGGTAAGATTAAAGGTGGCGGTCCCTGCTTTATTGTTGTTGCATGCTAAAAGTGTTTTATCGTCAGCTTTAAAAGGCGATAAAACCAGTTGGATTTTCCCGTCCGGGTTGTCACATAATATGCCTGCATTGTCTTTGATGACAACCGTCACAGTAGTGTTGGTATTAAATTGATAATTGGCAGGATTGGCAATCGGGGTAGAGCTTCCGAAAGGGTAGTAGGTGAAAGTATAATTCCCGGGATTGCTTACAAATTGCGAATTGAATGTAGTTAAATTGACAGTTCCATATCCGGTAGCAGGGTTAGGGCAGAAGGATTGGGTTGTTGAATCTTTCAGAATTGCCACCTTATCTGTGTAGATTTTTACGTTTTTAATGGAATGCCTGGACTTTGCGGCCCCTGTAGAGGCTGAAAACCCAAAATATCCCTGTGTCATGGTAGCAGCTCCCCCGGAAGGAGCGAAAGATTGGTTGCAGATGACGGTGCCGTCAATGGTTATTTTTACAATCCAGTTAGCAGGAGCGGCGGGATCTATCTGCGCAGTTACCTCCACATGTTTATAAGTGGTTCCCTGGAAAGGCAAGGTTGAATTCAGATCCGGTGAATGGAAAGAACTTCCCGGAACATTAAAGTATTCAACATTGTTATTGTCAGTTGTGTTAGGTACCTGTCCATAGGCAACGTGCACCTTGCTCATCATTGCTGTGGTTGTGTTATTATAGGTGTCAAATCCTACAATAAACCCTATTGCATTCTGGGATACTCCGAGTCCGGACCCTAATACACTGGCAACCGGAGGATTGGCGAGGTACCAAAATGCAAGCCCGTCACCATTAAAAGTTTGGCTGGAATCCATTCTGAAGTCGAACTCCACTCTCCATTTATCACAGTATTTTAAATTGATGGGGTTATTCAGTCTGATTGATCCGGATTGGTTATTGCTGTCCGGTGTGAGCTGTACAAAATCACCATTTACGGAAGCCGGAGATACTGTGGTCCATCCGGTAGTATTGATCGGATTGCCCGTAAGCTGATAGGTTTGGGCCAAATATTTTTCCGAAAAACTGAGAAATAAAAGAAAAAAACAAATTAATAGATTTTTATTCATTTAATTGGGATTTAGGATTAAAAAGTAAAGATATTAAATCCCAATCGAAATAAATATGTATTTATTGTTAATTTTGTTAAAAAATTAAATATTATTTAAAACATTAATGTTTCTTATGATGAAATATTGGCTGGTAGAGGTGTATTGGTGGCTAAGTGTTAATCGCTAAAAAAGCGAGTTGTTATCCAGGTTCTCAAAATAGGTGTCAATTTCGAGGCGGTCGGAAGCCGCGGCTGCAACTGCCAGTTTATCACAAAGTTCATTTTCAAAATGTCCTGCGTGTCCTTTTATCCAGTGCATTTTAGGAGTATGTTTATGATAAAGTTCGATAAATTTTTTCCAGAGATCAGGATTTTTTACATTTTTCCAGCCTCTTTTTATCCAGCCTGAAATCCAGTTTTGGTTGATGGCATCAGCCACATATTTGCTGTCTGTATAGATGTGGATTTCATTGTCTGTAGATTTCAGCTTTTCTAATGCGGTAATTACAGCCAGAAGTTCCATTCGGTTGTTGGTAGTTTTCCGGAAGCCTTTGGAGAAAGTTTTCTGGTAATTTCTCTCAGGAACGCGCATGAGAATTCCATATCCGCCCTTTCCCGGGTTTCCGCTGCAAGCACCATCGGTGTATATTTCGATTCTCAAATTGATACTATAAATTGATTATGTAAGCTGTAAAATTATAGGCTAAAACCTTCAAATCACCTAAAATGGAAAATCATCATCGTCATCCAGGTCATTCATCGAAGATCCGGAAAGCTTTGAGCTGTCCGGAAGGTCAAATGCTGCCCCCGGTTGAATCGTTGTTTTGATCCTGTCGAAACCGCTTGGTTCGTTGCTTCCGAAGTTAGATGGATAACCGCCGCCGGCACCGCCTTCAAAAGCTGCCTCAATATCCCCGAATTTAGCAAAATGCTTTAAGAAAGATAACCGGACATCGGCTGTGGCACCATTTCTGTGTTTTGCGATAATTAATTCAGCCTGGTTTTCAGTAGAAGTTTCCTGGCCTTCTTCATCGTTATCCCAAACGGAAATTTTGTAATATTCAGGCCTGAAGATGAAAGATACGATATCCGCATCCTGCTCAATCGCTCCTGATTCCCTTAGATCTGAAAGCTGGGGCCTTTTTCCGGGCCGCGCTTCCACACTACGTGAAAGCTGCGAAAGTGCAATAACCGGAACGTTAAGTTCTTTTGCAATAGCTTTTAATGACCGGGAAATCATGGAAATCTCCTGTTCACGGTTTCCTACTCCTTTTCCGCCTCCACCGGCAGTCATCAGCTGAAGATAATCGACCATGATAAGCCTTACTCCGTGTTGCATTACCAGCCTTCGGCATTTTGCACGGAAGTCAAAAATAGAAAGTGAAGGAGTTTCATCAATATAGAGCGGTGCATTTTCAAGCTCAGATACATTGGAGAACAGCCTTTGCCATTCTTCGTCATCCAGTGTTCCTTTTCTTAATTTTTCAGATGAAATTCTCGTCTCAGAAGCAATCATCCTTGTGATAAGCTGAACGGATGCCATCTCGAGAGAGAATAGAGCCATAGGAATCTTGTGGCCTACCGCAATATTTCTTGCCATAGAAAGAAGAAACGCGGTTTTTCCCATCGCGGGACGGGCGGCAATAATAATAAGGTCGGAATTTTGCCAGCCGCCGGTTTCTTTATCCACATCTCTGAAACCGGAAGGAACCCCTGAAAGTCCTTGCTTGTCTTTCAAAGATTTAATAGTGTCAATAGCCTGTTTTACCAATGAATTGGCAGTATCGAATCCCTTTTTGATCGTTCCGTTGGTGATTTCAAAGAAAGACTGTTCCGCTTTGTCCAGAAGTTCAAAAACATCGGTAGATTCTTTGTATGAAGAATCAATCACATTAGCAGAAACATTGATCAGGCTTCTTAGAATATACTTCTCAAGAATAACCCGTACATGGTATTCTATATGGGCAGATGAGCTTACCCCCATCGTGAGGTCAATGATATAATGATCGCCCCCTGCCTGGCTTAATTTGTCTTCCTTTTTCAGATCCTGGATAATGGTCATTAAATCTACCGGATGATTGCCTTCATAAAGCTTTAAAATAGTAGAAAAAATAACCTGATGCCTCGGATCGTAAAACACTTCAGGAGTAAGAAGGTCAATAGAATGGTCTAGACCTTTTTTGTCAATCAAAAAAGTTCCGATAACAAGTCTTTCAAAATCCACTGCATTAGGAGGCATTTTTCCATCCGCAATAGATAATTCTTTTGCAAAGTTTCCGTGCGTTAAGGATGATAATGTTTCTTTCTGCGCCATTGTGCAAAGATAGTCTATTTAGAAAATAATTTAAAAATAGTAATCAACAAATTATCCGCAGTTTTTTGCAAAAGGCGTTCTGCAGGAAGCTGAGTATGTTGATAAAAAAATCACCTCAGCTGAGGTGATTTTTCATAAGCCTATAAAAGCTTAGTCTTTATTTTTTACCAATACCCATCCTGAGTATTTTGTTTCAGTATTGTTTTTATCGTTTTCATTCCATGAAATGGTATACCAGTAGGTTCCTGTCGGGATTTTTTTGCCGAAAGCTGTTCCGTCCCATGTGAAATTTCTTACTTTATTGGCTTCATGAAGTTTGTTTCCATATCTGTCATATACAATAAACACAAGGTTCTTTTTGTATGCTAATGCAGAATAATCAATAACATCATTGATGTTGTCTCCGTTTGGAGTAATGGCATTGATCAGATTTGGAACCGTAATCGTAATCTGAACAGGGTTACAGTTGAAAGAATCTTTTACGAAAACTTTATTTTCTCCTCTTGGAAGTCCTGAGAAAACATTGGATTCCTGCCAGTTAACCCCGTCTATAGAATACATATAAGGAGGCGTTCCGCCGGCAACGTAAATGCTGATATTGTTGTTGGAAATATCTATACTTGAAATAACAGGCTGCTGAGTAGGCTGAACCTTTACTTCCTGCAGTGTAAAGCATTTTCCTGTTTTAAGCTTAACCCAATAAGAACCGATTCCAACATTGCTGATGGATTGAGTGGTTTCTCCTGTGCTCCATTCGTATCCGTCGAATCCAGGTCCGGCATCTAATGTTGTTTTGCTTTCAGCACAGATGGTTTTGTCTTTCAGTACAGCAGATTTTACCGGAGGAAGAACATTTAAGGTGATTTTTGAAATAGCATAACATTGTCTCTCATTGGTTACTCTCACA
Coding sequences within:
- the rnhA gene encoding ribonuclease HI, whose amino-acid sequence is MRIEIYTDGACSGNPGKGGYGILMRVPERNYQKTFSKGFRKTTNNRMELLAVITALEKLKSTDNEIHIYTDSKYVADAINQNWISGWIKRGWKNVKNPDLWKKFIELYHKHTPKMHWIKGHAGHFENELCDKLAVAAAASDRLEIDTYFENLDNNSLF
- the dnaB gene encoding replicative DNA helicase, producing MAQKETLSSLTHGNFAKELSIADGKMPPNAVDFERLVIGTFLIDKKGLDHSIDLLTPEVFYDPRHQVIFSTILKLYEGNHPVDLMTIIQDLKKEDKLSQAGGDHYIIDLTMGVSSSAHIEYHVRVILEKYILRSLINVSANVIDSSYKESTDVFELLDKAEQSFFEITNGTIKKGFDTANSLVKQAIDTIKSLKDKQGLSGVPSGFRDVDKETGGWQNSDLIIIAARPAMGKTAFLLSMARNIAVGHKIPMALFSLEMASVQLITRMIASETRISSEKLRKGTLDDEEWQRLFSNVSELENAPLYIDETPSLSIFDFRAKCRRLVMQHGVRLIMVDYLQLMTAGGGGKGVGNREQEISMISRSLKAIAKELNVPVIALSQLSRSVEARPGKRPQLSDLRESGAIEQDADIVSFIFRPEYYKISVWDNDEEGQETSTENQAELIIAKHRNGATADVRLSFLKHFAKFGDIEAAFEGGAGGGYPSNFGSNEPSGFDRIKTTIQPGAAFDLPDSSKLSGSSMNDLDDDDDFPF
- a CDS encoding T9SS type B sorting domain-containing protein produces the protein MNKNLLICFFLLFLSFSEKYLAQTYQLTGNPINTTGWTTVSPASVNGDFVQLTPDSNNQSGSIRLNNPINLKYCDKWRVEFDFRMDSSQTFNGDGLAFWYLANPPVASVLGSGLGVSQNAIGFIVGFDTYNNTTTAMMSKVHVAYGQVPNTTDNNNVEYFNVPGSSFHSPDLNSTLPFQGTTYKHVEVTAQIDPAAPANWIVKITIDGTVICNQSFAPSGGAATMTQGYFGFSASTGAAKSRHSIKNVKIYTDKVAILKDSTTQSFCPNPATGYGTVNLTTFNSQFVSNPGNYTFTYYPFGSSTPIANPANYQFNTNTTVTVVIKDNAGILCDNPDGKIQLVLSPFKADDKTLLACNNNKAGTATFNLTTADVTNVPGVTKKYYKTLNDLNAGINEIPYPDNYIAAPGIVYVKVSTPQGCTGTAKITLAFYPETPVKEASLQSCFIENNISNAIFNLTAADVTSLTTGVSKKYYTTLANALNGTNEIVNILQYISPSTVIYVKVTDSNGCFAITKINLIVLPPVTSPVLKDKIICIGDKTNLDAGPGFASYEWSTGATTQSIKDVGVGQYWVKLKTGNCITTQIVKVIASANPVISSIDIHNNTITVNAAGGTPPYQYSLDGVNWQNSNFFSGLARGEVKVFVKDFYNCTPVQIQITVPNLINAITPNGDNINDVIDYSALAYKKNLVFTVYDRYGNKLYEASKIRNYTWDGMASGKKILTGTYWYTISWNENNKDNTETKYTGWILVKNRE